The DNA region CTTTTAAAAACAGCATAAAATTAGAAAATTATAATGATTGTGATTCACTTGagtaaacaaataaaatattgaAGTAAATAGATGACACTTTTGTAAAAACAATATTACACATCGAAATTATTATAATGAATGTGATTCACTtgaataaacaaataaaatattaaagTAAATAGATGAGACTTTTGTagaaataaatatttaaaatattttaaaaataaaaatgtaatTTAACGGGAAAAAgataatattaaaaatatattgTTTTGTTCAAATTAAACTATCTAGAGGAAGAAAAGAAAACTGTTTTTCTTTCAATCCCCAAGTGTAGTTTTTAGTGTGTTTTTGATCGGAATCAATTTTTAAGAATGTGTCTGTTTAAGCTCAACCAATTTTTTACAAATTAATCCAAATTAAATTTACAAAGCATTTAGAGTCcttttgttatgatttttttaaaaatgattattataatattatatgaatttaattgatatacatCGAATTATAAAGATTTTTTATATTGGCAGTTAATCACAAtcattgatttatttaaaatatttgacttttatttcaaccatttaaaaagtaatacaaaCAGATGATTGTGATATATTGACAATGTAAATTTTTTTATATTGACAATGTATACCAATTAATCTCATATCATATATTTTGGTGgaaaaaaaattttaaaaaaaaaactttataaaagtttcaaagaattattattaaaatattattttattttttatcattttatcaAAACTTCTTTAGATgttaaaatttaaaaaaatcatttttgaaattatgtgtttcttaaaaatcaattttaaaatacAACTTCTTAAAAAAATTGtaatttttaattatattttaatcTTAATGTAAATTTATGTTATAGAGTATAAAAATTAatcttttaatttaaaaacacacaaaaaaacTTGTGTTATTTTAAAAATCGTTTATGTAGAATCTAttttcaaaaatagaaaaaaaattattttttttaaagcTCTTAAGAAGATAAAATCTATTATATAGAAATTCAAATATATTATACATCCTTTTTAGGCTCATAACAATAGCATCATGATTAACAAAATTATGAAGTTCGTTGTTTGTTTCTCAAGTATTGCTACTCAGGTGGTAATACAAGATCATCTAATAACTGACAAAAGAGAGCTGAACTATAAATTGATACATGAATTCAAACACACTAACACAACATTCAGATGCCTGGAAAACCAGTAGCACCTTATTTGAATCATTTGGTGATCAAAACAAGGTGAAAACTAGTAAAAATTATAGTGCCTACTGAAAGAGTGTATCATGCGTCTTCATCTTACAATTGTATTTCTAAGAGAGAACAGCCATGACATCTGAACTCCTCAATGTTATGTACTCCAAACCATCTTTGCCTTTGAAGTCATTACCGGCGTATTTGGAGTACAAAACTGTGTTCCCAGGAGTAACAGACAAAGGTTTTATGTTGCCTTCCTCATCCACAAGCCCTGGACCAACTGCTACGACCTGTAGCATCCATATGTATTAGAAAAACAATTTTCGAACACCTTATTGTTGATTGAAAAAAAATATTCATAGGACAGTGCCAATCAACGATAACATGATAACATAAAAGCTTACGGTTCCAAATGAAGGTTTCTCCTTGGTTGCCTCTGTGAGAAACAAACCACCTGAAGTTTTTTCCTCGGCTTTTTCAATCTGCATTGTATATTAAACTAGTCAGAGCAACTACATCGTGTAAGTTATCAAAGACATCACAGAGTATTAGAGACTATAGTATCTGAGTTACACTTTCCGAATGAGAAGTAAAGTTGCATAAAAAATGATATGGGCAAAAGTCAGATACACCGTGAGCATTAGAAAACGAATATAATTTAAAGCATTGAACTCCTCCAAAAATTAAGACATATGAAACATTGATAAAAAAATCAATATTTGATATTTTTACGTATCTATAAGTTGTTAAGCATGTACATGTAACATAAACAGTTGGTCATTTAAGAGAAACCAGATTATGAGTAAGAAAAATGAACCACTGGAATTCTCCACCTTGGATCCAACAAGGAAATAAGCAAAACTCTAAAGAGGAGTACCTTTATCAGGATTCTGTCATTCAATGGTTTAAGATCCTTGATGTCATCGGTTTCAAGGATGCCAACAATGTCGTCATCCTTCACAATAAGATGCTTCTCACCGTTGAAATCCACCTCAGTACCTGCATACTTTGAATACACAACTTGTGCACCTGGCTGTACAAACAAAATGCATCACATTAGTTAAAATTAGAGAGAAAGAACaccccaaaaaattcatgatcgGCCATCGAAGGTtaaataacatcaaaattcaaAACATTGCAACATCACCTTCACACTAATATCAACTTGGTTCTTTCCGAGTGTCTTTCCTTCACCAACAGCAACCACCTCACCTCCTTGAGGCTTTGATTGAGCAGTTGATGGAAGCAAAATTCCACCCTCTGTCTTCTCTTCTGCTTCCTTAACTTTTACAAGTACTCTGTCACCCAAAGGCTTGATTGCCGTGTACTGCACAGTAAAACTACCACTCAGAAACACATAGCATTGAATCATAATAATACATACATTGTTAAAAGCCAGAATTGTGGaaattatatctcaagatttcAATTACAACCAAACCATCATCAAGGCATCTCTCATTCAATTAAAAGGGAGAAGAAAACATTTATTAGAGTGAATAATGGGATTTGAATTCTGCAAACTTGAGGTTTCAAGAACAAACTACTGCTTCGCTATGCTCGGACTCCGAATCAGACACTCAGACACCGATAATATCAAAAACATAAGACACCAACACCGCAACATATATTCTAGTGTTTCAGCTTCATTTAtcaaaaacaaaatcatcaaaGCTTTAAATCCTCACTTATCATTTCTATAAAGCCTGCATAACAACTcttaattcaaaaaaaaaaaacttcaTCCATGACCCACCTTTATCTATTCAAACAACACCCAGTCCAACACTCTTTCAGATAAATAACATCCATAAAAGCATAGAATTTCTACTCCAACAAAAAATTCACAAGTACCAACAActttttaatatcaaaatacaTCAAAATTAAAACAATCATAAATTAGAAACGCATAAAAAACAATAATAGCAAAGAAAAACTACAAACCTTGGGGGCAACGACAGTGGCTGCTTTGACAACCACACCCTTGAAGGACCTTCGTGCAGGGTTACCAATTCTAACATTTCGAGCACCATGAAACTGAACTCCAGAAGGTCGAAGTCCTTGAAACGATGCAACGTTCCTAGTAGAAATTGATGATGCTGTCAACTGAGAAGAAGCCAT from Lathyrus oleraceus cultivar Zhongwan6 chromosome 1, CAAS_Psat_ZW6_1.0, whole genome shotgun sequence includes:
- the LOC127136063 gene encoding 20 kDa chaperonin, chloroplastic produces the protein MASSQLTASSISTRNVASFQGLRPSGVQFHGARNVRIGNPARRSFKGVVVKAATVVAPKYTAIKPLGDRVLVKVKEAEEKTEGGILLPSTAQSKPQGGEVVAVGEGKTLGKNQVDISVKPGAQVVYSKYAGTEVDFNGEKHLIVKDDDIVGILETDDIKDLKPLNDRILIKIEKAEEKTSGGLFLTEATKEKPSFGTVVAVGPGLVDEEGNIKPLSVTPGNTVLYSKYAGNDFKGKDGLEYITLRSSDVMAVLS